A window of Pan paniscus chromosome 10, NHGRI_mPanPan1-v2.0_pri, whole genome shotgun sequence contains these coding sequences:
- the C10H12orf60 gene encoding LOW QUALITY PROTEIN: uncharacterized protein C12orf60 homolog (The sequence of the model RefSeq protein was modified relative to this genomic sequence to represent the inferred CDS: inserted 1 base in 1 codon; deleted 1 base in 1 codon), producing MVAKSTFIFHLDYCFALHYWNLFVGETSSESEKDKERLIQAAKMFFFHVQDLASVTNTLTELFNCSMNTQILLMAVKNNSNIKDFFEQMLKIFKEMQSVMDARHDKIQKESLCSKVAMAMCSVVQKSTNVEELHQSAKEVFKSAHTPVIISVLNSSNILGSLESSLSHLMKFPIMNLQLSNFYTEDTKEQSDVTTSERTRSPGSSKTTVIDTLKKLQDVLKTEDSKNPTKSXADLLEQIVKAMGPILEILQKAIKTMEMNISVFKKASDK from the exons ATGGTTGCCAAATcgacttttatttttcatttggatTACTGCTTTGCTTTGCATTATTGGAACTTATTTGTTGGAGAAACGTCTTCAGAGTCAGAAAAGGATAAAGAGAGACTGATTCAAGCTGCCAAAATGTTCTTCTTTCATGTACAAGATCTTGCTTCTGTCACAAACACACTGACTGAATTGTTTAACTGCAGTATGAATACTCAAATCCTTTTGATGGCTGTGAAAAACAATAGTAACATTAAGGATTTTTTTGAGCAAATGCTCAAAATT TTTAAGGAGATGCAATCTGTAATGGATGCAAGACATGACAAAATTCAAAAGGAGTCTTTATGTTCCAAGGTTGCAATGGCCATGTGCTCTGTGGTTCAGAAGAGTACCAATGTAGAGGAGTTGCATCAGTCAGCTAAAGAAGTTTTCAAAAGTGCCCATACGCCAGTCATCATCTCTGTGCTAAACAGCAGTAACATCCTTGGGAGTCTGGAATCTTCTCTTTCACACTTGATGAAATTCCCCATCATGAATCTTCAATTAAGTAACTTCTATACAGAAGACACCAAAGAGCAATCAGATGTCACCACATCTGAGAGAACCAGAAGTCCAGGTTCTTCCAAAACCACTGTGATAGACACCTTGAAAAAACTGCAGGATGTACTAAAAACTGAGGATTCCAAAAATCCCACAAAGT GAGCAGATTTGTTGGAACAAATTGTCAAGGCTATGGGACCAATCTTAGAGATCCTCCAAAAAGCCATAAAGACTATGGAAAtgaatatttctgtgtttaagaAAGCCAGTGACAAGTAG